TTGCAGCCGAAGGAGAGGCGCGCGCCGTAACCCATCAGGATGCCGCCGACGGCGGCCGCGAGCAGCGAGCCGAGCGGCAGCGCTGCCTTGGGCGCGAATTTCCCGGCGAGGCTGGCGGCCAGGCCGGCGCCGAGGATGATGCCGAAATTCATGACCGAGGTGACGTCGGCGAGCACGCTGGAGTTCAGCGCCTTCTGCGGGCCGGGCCAGTTCCAGAAGGCCCAGGTCTCGACCGGGATGCCGGCGACCTGCGCAGCCTTTGCGCCCCACAGGCCGAAGCCGAAGGTGACGGACCAGGGATGGCCGGCAAGGAGCAGCGTGGCGATGTTGAGGATCGCCATGAGCAGGCCTGCGCCGACCAGCGGCCAGGGGCCGTAGAGGAGCCAGCTCCAGCCCGGGCGCTTCGGCGCGGGCTCGGTCTCGAGGTCGCCGTGGACACGCCGTTCGATCAGTGCGGTGACCAGGGCGACGAGGCCGAGGGCGGCGATCGTCGCCAGGAGGGCAGCGGGCACGCCAAGCTCGCGGCCGAGGTCGATGGAGGGCAAGGAGGGCAGCGCGAGCCACCAGGGCAGGTGGGCGGTGCCGATGACGGCGCCGACGATGAAGAAGAGCAGCGTCACCAGCATGCGCGAGGAACCGCCGCCAACCGTAAAGAGTGTGCCCGATCCGCAGCCGCCTCCGAGCTGCATGCCGAGGCCGAAGATTGCCGCGCCGACGAGCACCGAGACGCCGACCGGGGCGAGCGCGCCCACCAGCGCCTGGCCGCCGAGGCTGCCGGCCGCCAGCAACGGGATCATGGCGATTGCGGCGACGCCGATCATCAGCATCTGGGCGCGGATGCCGCGGCCGCGCTTCTCGACGGCCATGCGACGCCAGCCGCCGGTGAAGCCGAAGGAGCCGTGATGGAGGGCTGCGCCGAGCAACCCGCCGACGAGGAAGAGGGCGGCCTGGCGGAGATCGACCAGGCCGGCGATGACGAGGAAGCCGACGACGAGCGCGCCGCCGGCGACGAGGGCCGGCGCGCGGTCCGTCGCGACGGGCGGCAGGTAGTTCGGTCTTGGAAGGGTCAGGTCAGTCATTGCCGGATTTCGAGGCCGCAAGGCGCGCCTTTTGGAGTTTCAGTTGGATGTCCGAAAACGAGGATGCCCGGAAGGGTTTCCGGACATCCTCGGCTCGGGAGATGCGGGGCCCGTGCCCCGGAGGATCAGGTGCCCGAACGGTTCTCGATCGGGCGCGCCGGGTCGGCCGCCCACTCGGCCATCGAGCCGTCGTACATGCTCGTCTTCTTGTTGCCGAGGACCTCGCTCAAGCCGAACCAGGCGACGGAAGCCCAATGGCCGGTGTTGCAGAAGGCGATGTTCTCCTGATCGGCGGCAAGGCCGACCGCCTCCGACAGGGCTTTCACCGTCTCGGGTCGGGCGAAGGATGCGTACTCGCCGCTGTAGAGGTCGCTGTGCTTGATGTTCACGGCGCCGGGGATGGTGCCTTCGACGCGCACGACGGGGCTCTTCGACTTGCCCTCGAATTGCTCCGCAGGGCGGCCGTCGACGAGCTTGACGCCTGATTTCAGCGCCGCCTCGACCTCGGCCGTCGTCGCAAGCAGGTCTTCCTGAAGCTCATAGGCGAAGGTCGCCGGCTCCGGCTTGGCCGGCTCCGCCACGCGCTCGCCGCCCGCGGCGTCGTACTGGCGCCAGCCGCCATCGAGGATCGAGACCTCGTCGTGGCCGAGATACTTGAACGTCCAGTAGACGCGGGTGGCGCCGCCGAACTCGGAGGAGTCTGTGCCCCAAGGCACGATGACGACGTGGTCGTCATTGTCGATGCCGAGGTCGGCGATCAGCTTGGTGATCTGCTCCAGCGGCGGCAGCATGCCGGGAATGCCCTTCACCTCCGTGCGCCAGCCGGCCGTCGCATAGGGCGCGACCACAGATCCGGTGATGTAGGGCTTGTCGCCGAGATCGGTCTCCGCAATCTTGTCGCGGATGTCGAGGACGACGACGTTCTCCTTGCCGAGGTTGGACTTCACCCACTCCGCGTCGACGAGTGGCGTGATGTCGGCCGACTGGGCGAAAGCCGGCGCGGCAATGCTCGCCGCCAGCGCGAATGCAATGTGCGCGATGCGCATGTTGGACTGCTCCCTGCTCGAATATTCTGCCGTGTTTCTAGCCTTCCGGGCGGGAACAGTCACAGCATGCCGGCCCGGGCGGGGAGAGCTGAATAGAAAAGTGTTCCGATATCCGGTCGTATCGCAGAAAAGGATTTCAATCGGGTCTGAACTCGGGCGGGGACGATCGCGACCTCAACGCGGCGCGACGCTCCCGCCTGTCCAAACGATTTTTGGCCGAGCGCGCGCGCGACCATCGCCGACGGCAGCGGGATAGCCGAGCGTCAACACTGCGAATGGGTCGTAGCCATCGGGCATGCCGAGCAGCTCTCTCGCCGTCTCACTGCGGACCCACAGCATCGGCGCGCCGACCCAGCATGCGCCAAGCCTCCGCGCATGCGCGGAGAGCATGAGATTCTGCCCGGCGCGCGTGCAATCCTGCAGGGCCTGGCCGTGGCTGTCGATCCACCCGCAGACCACTACGACAACGGGGGCATTGAAGAAGACCGAGAAACCGGGCCGGTCCACCCAATCGTAGCCGGGGCCGGGCGGACGGTGATCCTTGGCGTACTGGAGGGCGCTTGCGCCGTAGCCGGCGATCCGTTCGGCCCCTTCGACGACAACGAAGGCAAAAGGCTCTTCGCCACTGGCAGGGGTGGTGGGCGCCTGCGCCGCGTCCCACAGGATGTCTTCCACGAGGCTGCGCTCGACAGTTCGAGGCAGGTAGTCACGGATCGAGCGCCGCGTGTGTATCGCCGTGATGGCGTCCATGATCCTGATCCCGAACCGCCGGCGCGATGATAGCACGGGAAATGCGGAGGGATGAGGAACTGCCGGACCCGCGCGACGCCTTTCTGGTGCTCGTCCCGGCGCGTCCAATTGTCGGGCATCGCGCAGTGTGACAAAACAGGCGCGAAAAGGAGGCGGCGCCAATGCGGCG
This portion of the Mesorhizobium shangrilense genome encodes:
- a CDS encoding YeeE/YedE family protein → MTDLTLPRPNYLPPVATDRAPALVAGGALVVGFLVIAGLVDLRQAALFLVGGLLGAALHHGSFGFTGGWRRMAVEKRGRGIRAQMLMIGVAAIAMIPLLAAGSLGGQALVGALAPVGVSVLVGAAIFGLGMQLGGGCGSGTLFTVGGGSSRMLVTLLFFIVGAVIGTAHLPWWLALPSLPSIDLGRELGVPAALLATIAALGLVALVTALIERRVHGDLETEPAPKRPGWSWLLYGPWPLVGAGLLMAILNIATLLLAGHPWSVTFGFGLWGAKAAQVAGIPVETWAFWNWPGPQKALNSSVLADVTSVMNFGIILGAGLAASLAGKFAPKAALPLGSLLAAAVGGILMGYGARLSFGCNIGALFSGIASGSLHGWLWFAAAFVGSLAGIWLRPFFGLDGFAKK
- a CDS encoding sulfurtransferase, whose protein sequence is MRIAHIAFALAASIAAPAFAQSADITPLVDAEWVKSNLGKENVVVLDIRDKIAETDLGDKPYITGSVVAPYATAGWRTEVKGIPGMLPPLEQITKLIADLGIDNDDHVVIVPWGTDSSEFGGATRVYWTFKYLGHDEVSILDGGWRQYDAAGGERVAEPAKPEPATFAYELQEDLLATTAEVEAALKSGVKLVDGRPAEQFEGKSKSPVVRVEGTIPGAVNIKHSDLYSGEYASFARPETVKALSEAVGLAADQENIAFCNTGHWASVAWFGLSEVLGNKKTSMYDGSMAEWAADPARPIENRSGT
- a CDS encoding nitroreductase family protein; translation: MDAITAIHTRRSIRDYLPRTVERSLVEDILWDAAQAPTTPASGEEPFAFVVVEGAERIAGYGASALQYAKDHRPPGPGYDWVDRPGFSVFFNAPVVVVVCGWIDSHGQALQDCTRAGQNLMLSAHARRLGACWVGAPMLWVRSETARELLGMPDGYDPFAVLTLGYPAAVGDGRARARPKIVWTGGSVAPR